CACGACCATAATTCTCAAGGACCTCTTCTTCAGACATCGACATAATTTTGTCGATAAGGATTTTTATCCTGTCAAATTCTCCCATATTAAAATAACGGGGGATGACACGCTTCGCGTCAGGAAGAAAAACATTGGACTTTCTTTTTACTTTTATTGGCATAATAGGTGATGTCTCCGTGATATCGTTGATCATTGAAAATTTTTATATACTATCGATAATACAGATTATAACTTTTTTTGATATGAGAAAATCTTCTAATAGCGAACAGCTTTTTCAGTGACCAGTGACCAGTGACCAGTGATCAGTGCAATAATTGATAATTGATAATTGATAATTGATAACTGATAACTGTTTATAACCCGCACGACAGCGCTATAGCACCAACGACAAGGCCTATGACGAAGTTTATGCCCTTGACGACCAAAAACATCTTACGAGAATGCGCAAGCATAGGAAGCATTCCATGGCCGTCCTGGACGATGGAGCTTGCCAGCAAGATGCTGAACGGTATCGAACCCCTGGCATATAAAGTAACAAAGATAAGATGAGGGCCAGACTCAGGGATTATCCCAATAATACAAGCAGCAAGAAGAAGAAGCCAAGGAGCGCTGAGGAAAGAGCTGTCGAAGTCGATATAGTCGTTGATATAATACATCAATAACAAAGACCCCAACGTCCAGAAAAAGATCCTAGGAACGTGTTTAACAGTGACATGCTGCCACAGGTGCTCTTCAAGGAAGTGGTCTGATACCGTCGCTATGATGAAAAACGCTATAATAAAAGCGCTGAGGACCGACGCCATGAAGTAACCCCAGCTTTCAGGCTCGAGCTTTCCAAAAAGTAACGCAGCGGCAAGGAAGACAATAAAAAAAAGTAGGAGCCCGCGCTTCATAGAACAAGACCGTAGCTGTGACAGAATCTTACCCCTAGGGAATAACGTCTTTTTGTCGTCGCTGCTGTGTATCGTAAGAGGACCGTGAGGCTTCATAGGAA
This DNA window, taken from Waddliaceae bacterium, encodes the following:
- a CDS encoding arsenic efflux protein codes for the protein MISIIKETLEITCFVFIMMLIIEYINVFTRGRWNSWLNKHRWKQYCIAAFLGLIPGCLGAFAIVTMYSHRIISIGAVVTAMIATSGDETFVMLALIPLKTLYLSIILFVVSIGGGVFADYILKKNKGVPMKPHGPLTIHSSDDKKTLFPRGKILSQLRSCSMKRGLLLFFIVFLAAALLFGKLEPESWGYFMASVLSAFIIAFFIIATVSDHFLEEHLWQHVTVKHVPRIFFWTLGSLLLMYYINDYIDFDSSFLSAPWLLLLAACIIGIIPESGPHLIFVTLYARGSIPFSILLASSIVQDGHGMLPMLAHSRKMFLVVKGINFVIGLVVGAIALSCGL